CGTGACGAAGACCATGTCGGAGCCGTCGATAGCGTCGTAGATGTCCTGCTGGCTCTCGAGGGCGGCCTCTTCACCGACCTGTGGGAGCGAGCCAGCGCCGCGGCCGCTGGTCTTCTGTTTCCCCATCAGGATTTTTGTGTCGGCCTCGATTTCGACGAGGTGTTGGACGTCGGTGTTCGCGGCGACGAGTTTCGCGCCGTGGATCCCTTCCTCGTGCATTCGATTGATCGTGTTTCCGCCGGCACCGCCACAGCCGACGACGGTAATATCGGTCTGGAGGTCCTGCAGTACGTCCTCCAGTTCGTCGTCGGTCATGGTTCCGGTCGGGTTCGATTCGTCTCCGGTCGGCGACTGCCCGTCCTGCGGTGGGGCATCGTCGGGGGCGCCTCCCGACTCCCCGTCTTCAGCCTCGTCGATGGCGTCGTCGATGATGGAGTCCATTCTTGACCCAGTCTAGAAGATGGAGCATAATTACCTTTCCCCTACACGTCAGACGGATGTCTGACACGGTACGGAGCGATTACTACGCGTCTACTGACGGTTCAAATGCCGATACCGGACCCGATATACGGCCATTACCGCTCGTTTCGGTCCGGTTGTATCTGAAAATGATCAGTCTGTCGCGCACGAACTCTCTCGGGATTGATGGGTTCGCCGTCGACGGTGACCGACTCGCCGCTCGCGAGCGCGCCGAACTTCGGTCCCTCCGGAACGCCGGCCTCGAGCGCCAGCGCCGGGTCGAAGGCGCTCCGCTCGGCGATCACGGCGTCGTCATCGCGGGTCACCGAGTCGTACTTCGCCTCGAGGACGGTCGCCAGTTCCGCAACGATCGTCTCGCGCGCGCCCCCCGAATCGAGGGTCGAGTCGTCGGCCGAATCGTCACTGCCGGCCTCTGGTATCGCGACTCGAGCGCCGACCCGACTACCGCCGTTTTCGGTCGTGAAGGCGACGGCGTTTGTCTCGACGATCTCCCGCACGCGATCGGGGTCGATCCCCTCCGCGGCGTCGACCAGGTCGGACGGGAGGTCGACGACGTCGAACGCGGCGTCCCGGCGATCACCGAACCGGATTCCGTCCTCGACGCTCCCGAGCGCGGACTCGACGTCGCCGACCAGGTCGAGCGAGCGGTCGCCGACCTCGCGCAACCAGGTCTCGGTCACGAGTCGGCAGTCCAGCTCCGCGAGCGTCTCCTCGAGCACCGGCCACTCGCCGTCGATCACGGCGATGTCGGTCCCGCTGGCATCGAACGCCGCCTCGAGGACGTCTCGGTGGGCGCTCGGATGGCCCATCGCCTCGAGCGCCCAGTCGGCGGCGACGTGGCCCACAGCCCACGGCGTCTCGCGGACGATGCGCTCGAATCGCGGGACGTAGTGGTTTCCGCCGAAGCCGACAAGCTGCCTACTCCGGTGCGGTTCGACCCCCCGAAGCCCGAGGATTGCGCGAGCGACGGCGGCCGCGCCCTCGGGGTCGTCCCACTGCTCGTCGTCGCTGCCGAGTTCGGCGAATAGCGACGGACAGCCGACGTCGGTGGGGCCGTGGTGGGTACACTCCAGCCCGACGTCGTAGCCATCCGGTGCGTGTTCGTCGAACGCCTCGAGCAACCGGGCGAGCGCGTTCGGTGGTGTCTCGGCGACGGCGTCGTCCTCGCCGCCGAACTCGGCCGGGCCGAAGTTTCCCGTGACGTGGCCCGTCAACAACGGCCCCGTGTCGCCGGAGTGACGCGAGGCGAAGACGAGCAGATCGGGGTCGCAGTCGAAGGCGTCGGCGGGGCGCTCGAGCTCGAGGTGGAGGGCCTCGAAGGAGCGAAGTTCGACGCCGTCGAGTCGGTAGACTGTCCCACCTCCTTCGGCGGCGGGCCGTGAGTTGTCGGGCACGGTTTCCCAGTCGGCGAGTTCGCGGAGTTGGTCGCAGATGTGGACCGACGCGCGATCAGCCCGACTCTCGACGATAGCGAGATCGGTCATACTCGCACACGCGAACTGGGGACCGGTAACGTCGTCGGTTTCGGATAGTTGTTCGCCGGGTGTCAGCGTCGCTACCGCCGCTATGGCATAAAGCCGTGGCGATGGCTACCATCGGTTTTTCCCGTTCGGGAATAGTCGTTAGTAACCTGCATAATCATTGCTGATAATCGTCGCCCCTCCCATCGCGTTCAACTACCTATGACTGATTACCCGTCGAAGTGTGACGACTCAGCGACCGATTCCTCGCCGGAGAGTGACGAATCGACAAGCGAGTCACTGTCAGAGACCGGTGACAGCCTGGACGACGCCGACCCGACGGGAGACGCCGAGTTTCCGAACGGAATCAATCTCGACGTTCGCCAGCTGACCGACTTTGTCAGTGACCATGCCGTCTGGTTGCTCGACGCCGACGGTCGCGTCGCCACGTGGAACGAACGGGCGGCGGCGCTGACGGGACACGAGGAGAGTGAAATCGTCGGAACACAGTATCGGGTCTTTTTCCCGCCGGAGAGTCGCGAAACCGGACGGCCGGAGCAACTCCTCGAGCGGGCTCGTACCGAGGGACGGGTCGAAGACGACGGCTGGCGGCTCCGGAGCGACGGGGACCGGCTCTGGGTCCGCGAGGTGATCGCATCGATTCGAGGTGGTGAAACGGATACGGCGTCCGACCGAGAGGTGCCGTCAGCCGGGCGCGTCGGGGAGGCGAGTGGCGAACTGCTGGGTTACGCGATACTCGTCCACGATCGGACGGCGGCGTACGAACGGGAGCGGGAGCTTCGGGAAGAGCAGGCGTTCACGGAGAGCGTCTTCGAAGCACAGCCCGACATCGTCTACGCGTTCGACGCCGACGGGAACTACATCGAGTGGAACGATCGAGTACCGGAGGTAACGGGATACACCGACGCGGAACTGGCCGAGATGGGACCTCTCGAGTTCGTGGCACCGGAGCACCGCGAGCGGATCGCCGCCGCCATCACGCGCGTTCTCGAGGAGGACACCCACGTCACCGCCGAAGCAGATCTTCTCACGGAAGATGGCACCCGAATCCCCTACGAGTTCAACAGCGCGCGGATCACCGACGAAACCGGAACCGTCCTCGGCTTTACCGGTATCGGCCGGGACGTGAGCGACCGCAAGGCTCGCGAACGAGAACTGCGCGAAGAGAAAGCGCTCACGGAGAGCGTCTTCGAGGCCCAGCCGGACCTCCTCTACGCCTACGACACCGACCGCGATCTGATTCACTGGAACGACCAGTTCGAACAGCTCACCGGCTACGACACCGACAAACTCGAGGGGATGAACCCGCTCGAGTTTATCGCGCCGCCGGACCGAGAGCACATCGAGCGGGCGATCGAACGGATCATGGAAGACGGCGAGCGCGTCACCGCCGAGGGTCGCGTGCTGACGAAGGACGGAACGACCGTTCCGTACGAGTTCAACAGCGCGCGGATCACCGACGAAACGGGGACCGTCCTCGGTTTTACCGGCGTCGGTCGGGACATCACCGACCGAAAGATCCGGGAGCGCGAACTCGAGCGCCTCGAGCGACTCAACGCGACGATTCGAACGATCGACGAGACGATGGTCGCGGCGGAGACCCGTGACGAAATCGAGTCGGCGATCGTCGAGGCGTTCGCCGCCGCCGACGCCTACCGGTTCGCCATCATCGGCCGGGTCGACGCCGGCGTGGCGCTCGATCGGCTTCGGTGGGAGCCACAGGCGTGGGCCGGAATTGATGCGGACGGCGTCGAGAACGTCCGCTCGTCGTTCGTCGAGCCGGCCAACTATCCGGACGAATCGCCGTTCGAGACGGGAGCCGTCCAGTGCTATCGACACCTTCGCGAGAGCGATGTCGACGAGCGGCGAGCCGACGCGCGAGATCGCGATTACGGTTCGGTGGCCGTCGTCCCGATCGACGCGAGCGGGCGCGCGTACGACCTACTCGTCGTTGCGGCCCGCGAATCGGCCGCGTTCGCCGACCGCGAGCGGGAAGTCCTCCAGGAGTTCGGCGGCACGATCGGGCACGCGATCAACGCGATGGCCGTCCGTCGACTCCTCTATTTAGATACTGTCGTCGAACTCGAATTCGAGTCGACCGACCGGCAGGACGTCTGCATCGACCTCTCGGCCCGAACCGGCTGTCGCCTCTCCCTCGAGCACGTCTTGCCGCTGACCGACGAGCGGTACGTCTACTACGTCACGGTCGGCGACACCGATCCGGAACGGATCCGCTCGGTCGCCGGCGATCACGGATCGATCAGCGAGGTCCGACGTATCGACACCAGCCGCGACGACAGCCACTGGGAGTTCGTCGTTCAGGGTCCGACGGTCACCGGCCTGCTTGCGGATTACGGCGCTCGAATACGGTCGGAAGTCGTCGACGACGGCGTTGCGAGTTGCGTCGTCCAGGTCAGTCCGGACGTCGAGGTTCGCGACGTTGTCGAGGCGGTGACGTCGGCCTACCCCGAGATGCGACTCGTCTCGAAACGCACGGACGAGCAGTCGATCGAGCCCCGCAGCGACTTCCGCCAACGGCTCGAGGACGAGTTGACGACGAAACAGCGAACCGCGCTCGAGGCGGCCTACTACGGCGGCTACTTCGAGTGGCCGACGCGAAACAGCGACGCGAGCGAGATCGCCGACCGACTCGGTATCGCTCGCCAGACGTTCCACCAGCATCTCCGGGTCGCACAGGAGAAACTCCTCACGGCGTACCTCGAGGACGGCGAGACGGGCGACGACTAACCGTCACGATTCTCTAGCTATATCTCCCGGTCATACCAGAGCACGCTGGTACACTCCTTTCCCGCACTCATCGTTTCTATCCGGCAATGAATTTGGACCTCGCTACCGAGCAGACGACTACTGCGTTCGACGTTCTCGCCGATTCCGGCCGCCGACGTGTGCTTTCGACGCTTCTCGAACAGGACGAACCGCTCTCTCTGGAGACGCTCGCGACCGACGTCGCGGTCCGGGAGCACGGGTCTCCGGTCGTCACCGAAGCCCAGTCCCGGACGGTACACATCGAACTCGTCCACAATCACGTCCCGCGACTGCTCGACCTCGGTGTCCTTCGGGAGGTCGGCGACGACGAGACACGCCGCATCGCCCTCGCGGACCATCCGCTTCTCGAGGCCGAATGGGTCAGCCGTCTCCTCGAAACCTCGACCGACGGACCGGAATACGACGAAGGGACGCTGAGTCGGACGCTCGATGCGTTCCAACCCGCACGTCGTCGAATCGCCTGTGCCGTACTCTCGAGACACGACGAGTCGCTTCCGGTCGCCGACCTGGCTGCGATGCTCGTCGCTCGGGAGGAAGACACCCGACTCGTCGACGTCAGCGAGACGGACTGGAGTCCCGTCGAGACGACGCTCACACACAATCACCTGCCAGCCCTCGACGACGTCGGCCTCGTCGAGTACGACGCCTCGAGTGAGACCGTCGCGCTCGCGACCGACGCCCCGCAGTGGCGAGCGAACTGGCTGGCCGCGAGTCCGCTCGGGGAGATCACCGCGAGACTCGAGCCGGCCCGGAAACAGTTCGCCGACGGCTCGATCGGGGCCGAATTCGATCCCGCGTCCGCGCTCGGTTCGTCGGCCTCGGGTGCGTGCTGGACGATCGAGGGGCGAGCGAACGTCGTGAGCCGAGCCCACGACATCGCCGACAGCGCCGAGGAGGAACTGTTCGTGACGGTGCCGGACGCGGGGATGATCCAGAACGGCTGTCTCGAGCGCTGGCGGGCCGCCGCCGAGCGCGGCGTCAACGTCTACATCGGGTCGCGGTCACAGGAGGTCCGAGACGCCGTTCGCTCCGCCGTGCCGCAGGCGACCGTCTGTGAGCCGCAGTTCGACTGGCTGAACTATCCCGTCGACGGCGTCCACCACGGGCGAGTCGTGTTCGCCGACCGCGAACGAGTGCTGCTCGTAACGATCGACGACTCGGCTGCGACCGACAACCCGCACGTGACCGGGATCACCGGCGACGGGTCCGAGAACGCCCTTGCGATGCTCGTTCGCGAACACGTCGGGCCGCGACTGGACCGACTCGAGTCCCGATGTGCCGCCGGCGACTGGAGCGAGGAGGCGACGCCGTTTCCGCTGTGAGCTCATTTTACGAGCAGTAGCGTCCGTCGCGACGGCCGATTCACCGAAACCACCAGTGCTTAACGGATGCCACCCACAGGTTGCGATATGATTCGAGGTGTGAGCTATGGTCAGCAGTGAAGGACTCGGTCGACTCGCGATTGTCGTGCTCGGCGCAGCAGTGTTCGCCGCCCTCGGCGTCGCCTTGTTCGTCGTCGCGCCGGCGAACATGACGGACCTCGTGGGCATCGTGCTCGCGCTCGTGGTCGTACTCGTCGGGCTCCGCATCGCGGGGAACATCGCGAATTCGGTGTTCCCGGGCTACGACGTCGCCGAGGTCGCGGTCGAGGGACCGATCACCCGCGACGGCGGCGGGGGACGATTTCCCTCGAGTCCGGGCTCGACTCCGGCCGACGATATAGTCGACCAGATCGACCGCGCCGACGAGGACGAGAGCGTCGACGCCTTACTCTTGAAACTCAACACGCCGGGCGGCGAGGTCGTCCCGAGCGACGACATCCGGCTCGCGGCCGAACGCTTCGACGGCCCGACGGTCGCGTACACGACGGACGTCTGTGCCAGCGGCGGCTACTGGATCGCCAGCGGCTGTGACGAACTCTGGGCTCGAGACGGCAGCATCGTCGGCTCCATCGGCGTCATCGGCTCCCGGGTGAACGCGAGCGACCTCGCGGAGAAGGTCGGACTCTCCTACGAGCGGTTTGCGGCGGGTGAGTTCAAGGACGCCGGAACGCCACTGAAAGACCTCGAGGAAAAGGAACGCGACTACCTGCAGGGACTGATCGACGACTACTACGAGACGTTCGTCGAGCGGGTCAGCGACGGCCGCGACCTTGACAGCGAGTTCGTCCGGGACACGGAGGCTCGCATCTATCTCGGCGAGGAGGCCTACGAGATGGACCTGGTCGACCACCTCGGGACGCGCCGAGAGATCGAGACCGAACTGGCCGACCGGCTGGATCGAGACGAAGTCTCCGTCGAGGAGTTCGAACCCGACCGTCCGCTGATGGCCCGCGTCGGCACCGGTGCCCAGCAGATCGCCTACGCCTTTGGAGCCGGTATCTCCGGGCTCGCCGGGGACCGCGAGTTCCGACTGCGGACCTGAGTCGACGCAGGCCGAACGCCGTCCGCCAACAATTCGAACGAGTAAGTGGTTTTATCGTCACACAGCATGGAACAGCAACCGTGACAACGCTGGTCGTCTGTCTCGACCGGACCGACGACGTGGGACGCAAGACCGGTCTTCGGTCGCCCGTCGTCGGCTGGGAGGCAGTCCGCGCGCTCGTGACCGACGTCGGACTCGCGGATCCGGAGGATTCGGGAGTCAACTCCCTGCTCGAGACGTTGCGCGTCGCCCAGGATCTCCGCGACGAGAACGAAGAGGTCGTCGTCGCGGTCGTCTCGGGGGACCGAGAGTCGATGGTCTCGGCGGACCGAGCCGTCGCAAAGCAGATCGACGAACTCGTGGCCACGTACGATCCGGACTCCGCAGTCGTCGTCATCGACAGCGCGGAGGACGAGCGACTGGTGCCGATCGTCGAGAGCCGCGTCCAGGTCGACTCGGTCGACCGCGTCGTGGTTCGACAGGCGCGGGACATCGAGTCGACCTACTACCTGCTCAAGCAGTTCCTCGCCGACGAGGAACTGCGCCAGACCGTGCTCGTGCCGATCGGGCTGACGTTTCTGGTCTTCCCGATGC
Above is a window of Natronorubrum tibetense GA33 DNA encoding:
- a CDS encoding DUF7344 domain-containing protein — encoded protein: MNLDLATEQTTTAFDVLADSGRRRVLSTLLEQDEPLSLETLATDVAVREHGSPVVTEAQSRTVHIELVHNHVPRLLDLGVLREVGDDETRRIALADHPLLEAEWVSRLLETSTDGPEYDEGTLSRTLDAFQPARRRIACAVLSRHDESLPVADLAAMLVAREEDTRLVDVSETDWSPVETTLTHNHLPALDDVGLVEYDASSETVALATDAPQWRANWLAASPLGEITARLEPARKQFADGSIGAEFDPASALGSSASGACWTIEGRANVVSRAHDIADSAEEELFVTVPDAGMIQNGCLERWRAAAERGVNVYIGSRSQEVRDAVRSAVPQATVCEPQFDWLNYPVDGVHHGRVVFADRERVLLVTIDDSAATDNPHVTGITGDGSENALAMLVREHVGPRLDRLESRCAAGDWSEEATPFPL
- a CDS encoding D-aminoacyl-tRNA deacylase, whose product is MTDLAIVESRADRASVHICDQLRELADWETVPDNSRPAAEGGGTVYRLDGVELRSFEALHLELERPADAFDCDPDLLVFASRHSGDTGPLLTGHVTGNFGPAEFGGEDDAVAETPPNALARLLEAFDEHAPDGYDVGLECTHHGPTDVGCPSLFAELGSDDEQWDDPEGAAAVARAILGLRGVEPHRSRQLVGFGGNHYVPRFERIVRETPWAVGHVAADWALEAMGHPSAHRDVLEAAFDASGTDIAVIDGEWPVLEETLAELDCRLVTETWLREVGDRSLDLVGDVESALGSVEDGIRFGDRRDAAFDVVDLPSDLVDAAEGIDPDRVREIVETNAVAFTTENGGSRVGARVAIPEAGSDDSADDSTLDSGGARETIVAELATVLEAKYDSVTRDDDAVIAERSAFDPALALEAGVPEGPKFGALASGESVTVDGEPINPERVRARQTDHFQIQPDRNER
- the sppA gene encoding signal peptide peptidase SppA produces the protein MVSSEGLGRLAIVVLGAAVFAALGVALFVVAPANMTDLVGIVLALVVVLVGLRIAGNIANSVFPGYDVAEVAVEGPITRDGGGGRFPSSPGSTPADDIVDQIDRADEDESVDALLLKLNTPGGEVVPSDDIRLAAERFDGPTVAYTTDVCASGGYWIASGCDELWARDGSIVGSIGVIGSRVNASDLAEKVGLSYERFAAGEFKDAGTPLKDLEEKERDYLQGLIDDYYETFVERVSDGRDLDSEFVRDTEARIYLGEEAYEMDLVDHLGTRREIETELADRLDRDEVSVEEFEPDRPLMARVGTGAQQIAYAFGAGISGLAGDREFRLRT
- a CDS encoding PAS domain S-box protein → MTDYPSKCDDSATDSSPESDESTSESLSETGDSLDDADPTGDAEFPNGINLDVRQLTDFVSDHAVWLLDADGRVATWNERAAALTGHEESEIVGTQYRVFFPPESRETGRPEQLLERARTEGRVEDDGWRLRSDGDRLWVREVIASIRGGETDTASDREVPSAGRVGEASGELLGYAILVHDRTAAYERERELREEQAFTESVFEAQPDIVYAFDADGNYIEWNDRVPEVTGYTDAELAEMGPLEFVAPEHRERIAAAITRVLEEDTHVTAEADLLTEDGTRIPYEFNSARITDETGTVLGFTGIGRDVSDRKARERELREEKALTESVFEAQPDLLYAYDTDRDLIHWNDQFEQLTGYDTDKLEGMNPLEFIAPPDREHIERAIERIMEDGERVTAEGRVLTKDGTTVPYEFNSARITDETGTVLGFTGVGRDITDRKIRERELERLERLNATIRTIDETMVAAETRDEIESAIVEAFAAADAYRFAIIGRVDAGVALDRLRWEPQAWAGIDADGVENVRSSFVEPANYPDESPFETGAVQCYRHLRESDVDERRADARDRDYGSVAVVPIDASGRAYDLLVVAARESAAFADREREVLQEFGGTIGHAINAMAVRRLLYLDTVVELEFESTDRQDVCIDLSARTGCRLSLEHVLPLTDERYVYYVTVGDTDPERIRSVAGDHGSISEVRRIDTSRDDSHWEFVVQGPTVTGLLADYGARIRSEVVDDGVASCVVQVSPDVEVRDVVEAVTSAYPEMRLVSKRTDEQSIEPRSDFRQRLEDELTTKQRTALEAAYYGGYFEWPTRNSDASEIADRLGIARQTFHQHLRVAQEKLLTAYLEDGETGDD